The DNA sequence GaataaaaaggtaaaataaaatGTTACTCGGAGAAAAAACATATGATTAGGGGCAGAAAagacaaagatgaaaaccaaacgGTCCGATAGAAGCAAGCAACGGGCAGATGCAGAAAACGCGGAAAcgatagaaaagaataagaaaattgtAATTACTAAATTGGACGGTTTTCGATGAGATTGACTCTTTTGAATTCCAGAAGATTCCTTCCTTGCTCTGCGTTTAAGACAGAACAAACCCCAATTTCGGTGTTTCAGAAATCAGAATcggaatcagaatcagaatcagcatCTACAGCTAGTCAAAATCGTAATCGGAGAAGAAACCGAAGCGAACAAGATGAGTACTCCTTCTGATCAAACCACAAACGAAGCTAAAACAACAACACCACCACCGCCGCCGCCGAATGATTCTCCGTCTCAGTCTCAGTCTCAGCCTCACTCCACCGATTATGCTCCATACCCTAAAATTGACCCCAACGATGTTACTCCTCCTTTGCCACATCATCCTAATTTGACTTCTGAGCCGTTGCAACCGGTTACTAGTCCCGTCGCCGCTGAAACTCGCGCTCCGATTTCCGGCGACGCTGCAACCACCATGCCTCCCGAGTCCAATCCCTATGTCTCCCCTGCACCTGTTCAGCCATCAAAAAGTCCGTTTCTTTTTATTGATTCATTGTGTATCGCTGTCTTACTGTGTTCTTAACGTGATGTTTATTTGATCTGCTCAGATACTTTGGATTCGGTGAAGGATGTTCTTGGAAGATGGGGGAAGAAAGCCGCTGAAGCTACCAAGAAGGCCCAAGATCTATCTGGAAATATGTGGCAGCACTGTATGTCTCTTATTATTCGTGAaattccagttttttttttttttttttttttttaattgttattgttgtgATGATTATTAATAGCTCTGGATCTGTTGAATCATGTCTCAATGTTAGTGCTTCCGTGTTTTTAGTTTTGTAGTTCTTCATGATGATGAAATCCAGAAATGTTACTTCTTGTGAAGCTTATATAGTTATATTGATATGTGTGTGTGTACACTTGTGTTTGACTTTATTTGAAACAGTGAAGACTGGTCCTAGTTTTGCTGATGCTGCTGTTGGGAGGATTGCTCAGAGCACAAAGGTTCTTGCAGAAGGTGGCTATGAGAAGATCTTCAGGCAAACTTTTGAGACTGTTCCGGAGGAGCAGCTCTTGAAAACGTATGCGTGCTACTTGTCCACCTCGGCCGGACCGGTAATGGGAGTTCTGTATTTGTCAACTGCAAAGCTTGCTTTTTGCAGTGATAACCCACTTTCTTACCAAACGGGTGATCAGACTCAGTGGAGCTATTATAAGGTAAGCTGCAAGTTTGTTGCTTAATATTGTCATACTCTAAATATAGCATGTTTCTTAATTCATTGAGAATTGATTTGATGAAATGATCCAATAACCGAAGCAGCATATATTGTTATACTTGTAGAACTTGATAGGAAGGAATTTGATTCAAGAGCTGTAAATCTTGCATGTTTCTATATTCTAAGTGATCAGTTCAGTCCCCTATTTCAACTCTTTCCTATTTGTTGAAGATAAGTATTGTTCATTAGTGTAGTGGTTGTATGCATTTGCTGACattgtttgaaatttaaaatcaaCAGTAAAAAATGTGCAGATAGGTAGTTCTATATGTTGGGGTGGGTGAGTTTTTCATTGTATTTTTGCTTCTTGTGCTTACTATATGTCATTCTGTTTCCTGAATTTTGATatcaattaaaaaacaaaatagaagattTGCTGATGACTTTCAGTCTGATGCTACAGTTTACATTTTACAAAACACCATATGAATGAGTTGCTGATCCTTTTCTATGTTGTCGGAAGTTATATTATTTGTCAATGCACGTTCAGCTGAACTTACCTGGTTGACCATTAGCCATTTGCACAAGATTTCTTAGAAAATATGTTGTGGGAAACAGTACTGCTCTTTTGGTTAACTGTGTTGTTTGGCAGTTGGAAGTGAACATTAGGAAGTCAACATTTATTTCAACCTTTAGAAGCTTTACTGATCATGTTGACTTGGTTATTTGATCATGGAATGATAGAGCGGCATTGAGGAAATGTGCCAACTTTGCTTTTAATACACAACTTTTAGTTATTTAATGTTTTCACTATACGGTCAGTAATTTAGTCAGCAATTTCATGTTAAGTGAAGTTTATAATTCTCATCTTAGTCATCTACTTTTTACCACCAAGACCTGAAAAGGAGATTGATCTCACTGTAGTTTTACTAGCACTTGCAACTCTAGGCTAAAGCTACAATCTGATTATCTAATTGTTTCATTTTGATTTTCACTGGAGTTCCAATATTTATCATATTCTTCACTCCAATGAGTTCCAATTTAGTATTCAAAATATTTAGATGCTGGTTTTCCTTACCATGGTGTAGGTGGTCATTCCGTTACATCAGCTGAGAGCGGTGAACCCATCAGCAAGCAAAACCAACCAATCGGAGAAATATATACAGATCATCTCTGTTGACAACCATGAATTTTGGTTCATGGGCTTTGTTCACTATGACAGCGCTGTTAAAAATATTCAAGGAGTGTTGCAAACCCGTTGATGCACACAGCACACGCCATCAAAGACCTTGCAATGGATGATGTTTATGTTGATAAGTTTTCATTCACAGAAACATGAAATGTTTTACTGCTGTATGGTAGTCCTCTGGTCTTATATAGTTTGTGGAGCTGTTGTTTGATTATTTCTGAAATTTAGATGGTGTTtggtttatatttttgttttctatttctttttttagtattttctctttttagaattttgagaaaagaaaaagtgaaaacaatagaattttattttctgttttcacatcatgtttttactttttcttttacaaaattctaaatataaaaaatattaaaaaaattgaaaatgaaaacacaaaACTAAATTTACTCATAGTCTATCTTCATGGTACATAACTGTTGGTACATAACTGTTATtacaaaaatgtaattttttccaTATGTGAATTCAGTTCCATATTACTTCTCTCAAACGTGTaagtttattcatttattataaGTTGAATGAATATAGACTATGGTTCTGCATTTTAATATATCAAATTCTAATGAAATGTTATTATGAGGTTGGTTGTGGTTTTTAAGTGTTTATCTTAGTACATGGACAGGTAGAAATCATGATTGGAACTTATCATTATTTAAATAGTGGCTTGGCATAAATATTGGTATTGGGGGTTATTGTTATTTGTTGGATGACGAAATTTTAACATGACTCTGTGCGTTTCTTACCAGAACTCGCTACGTGTATTTATTCTAACTTTCTAAGGTGGGTGAGTAAATAAAATACCAGCTGAGTAGAACACCGGCCAATTCCTCCGGTTACCACCAGACAAATCAAGAAAAAGAGATTTAAGTCATAAGTcataagtaaaaaaataaatacattttttGTCGGACGAAagatttattaattttagttttagagtaaagtatcgtttttgtccccaacgtttggggtaagtcctatttgtgtccttaatgtttaaatcgtcctatttgtatccttaacgattataaaagtgattcaatgttattctactatcaattatactaacaaatcaaattatatttttcaattattctcacttagatgtattcattctcaattaggtctcatttGGATgtattcgattttaatattatgcccactatttgtgtttagattcaattatgtccctagaaaagtgaattatgtaaatgttgtaggaattagtttgaacatttgatgagctatttttcggagtagatcatcgattctatcccagacatttgtattctaacttcaagaagagatttttaaaactcaaactaaggcactcatgatgtgtaattgatggcaggataacattgaatcacttttacaaaaattagggatacaaataggacgatttaaatgttagggatacaaatagaatttaccccaaacgtcggagacaaaaataatactttactcttagTTTAAAGTTTAAAGTAGGTAAAGATCACGGTGGTTACACACTTACACTCTGGTGTCTAATGGTgatgaaaacataagaaagcagtaagtgcaaaataaaaaataaaaagaagattgTAATATATGACATAAGCGAGAACAATGACACCaccctgacagaaatttttgaaataaaggaTGAATTATTTTCAAGAaatgaaaacacaaaataaagatTTCAATGTCATAACTCATAACTCCAAAAAAAGAATTTCCAATGATTTGTTTCTTTAATGATAAaagctttaaaaaaatatttaaaaacattagaaatttcaaattttgaataaataattttatttttatactcttatTTCTTACCTGGTTTTCTAAAGACAATTGTAAATTGTGAgtaaaactcaaaaaaatatattgattttatttttgggTGTGTGGACCCATGGGTTTTTGGTCCCCACTTGGGTTTTGGTTTAGAAAGAACTGGTGGCCTGCGAGTGAGGGATACGCAGTTAATGGCCCTGACACTCTCTGACAATTACTCTGATCGAGATAAGATCAAAGCCCTCTCAAGGCCCATCTCCTGTAATGTTTCAGATCAAGTAGGGCCCATTTTGGCCCATTCTCAAACTCCCTTCTCATTTCCACCCACCAGCCTGTGCATACACCAATTCAACCCATCAGATCTCATAATTTTAGATTTAAATATCATTTATTCATAAGGAAATTATTGTAGGCAAAGTTAAGGctaaataattctaaatacaaaat is a window from the Arachis hypogaea cultivar Tifrunner chromosome 17, arahy.Tifrunner.gnm2.J5K5, whole genome shotgun sequence genome containing:
- the LOC112764730 gene encoding GEM-like protein 1, with product MSTPSDQTTNEAKTTTPPPPPPNDSPSQSQSQPHSTDYAPYPKIDPNDVTPPLPHHPNLTSEPLQPVTSPVAAETRAPISGDAATTMPPESNPYVSPAPVQPSKNTLDSVKDVLGRWGKKAAEATKKAQDLSGNMWQHLKTGPSFADAAVGRIAQSTKVLAEGGYEKIFRQTFETVPEEQLLKTYACYLSTSAGPVMGVLYLSTAKLAFCSDNPLSYQTGDQTQWSYYKVVIPLHQLRAVNPSASKTNQSEKYIQIISVDNHEFWFMGFVHYDSAVKNIQGVLQTR